Proteins found in one Perca fluviatilis chromosome 9, GENO_Pfluv_1.0, whole genome shotgun sequence genomic segment:
- the borcs8 gene encoding BLOC-1-related complex subunit 8 isoform X2, whose translation MEDQEMQLKVRRVTDKFTESMYVLANEPSVALYRLQEHVRRSLPELVQHKTDMQSWEEQSQGAIYSVEYACSAVKSMTNSSLYFKNIDGLLRQAISMKEQISNSQGRRKRTMDSGMLKEGGEKHGSGM comes from the exons ATGGAGGACCAGGAGATGCAACTAAAAGTTAGACGag TGACGGACAAATTCACGGAGAGCATGTACGTGCTAGCTAACGAGCCGTCAGTGGCTCTCTACCGACTGCAGGAACACGTCAGAAGGTCCCTGCCTGAACTGGTGCAACACAAG acagacatgcagagcTGGGAGGAGCAGAGTCAAGGAGCCATCTACAGTGTAGAGTATGCATGCAG TGCCGTGAAGAGCATGACGAACAGCAGCTTGTATTTCAAAAACATTGACGGCCTCCTCCGTCAAGCCATCAGCATGAAGGAACAGATTAGCAACTCTCAAGGACGCAG GAAAAGGACCATGGACTCTGGCATGCTAAAGGAAGGGGGAGAAAAGCACGGCTCCGGGATGTGA
- the borcs8 gene encoding BLOC-1-related complex subunit 8 isoform X1, which produces MEDQEMQLKVRRVTDKFTESMYVLANEPSVALYRLQEHVRRSLPELVQHKTDMQSWEEQSQGAIYSVEYACSAVKSMTNSSLYFKNIDGLLRQAISMKEQISNSQGRSLHDVTPSPSPLVSAPHAPSTSSLPLD; this is translated from the exons ATGGAGGACCAGGAGATGCAACTAAAAGTTAGACGag TGACGGACAAATTCACGGAGAGCATGTACGTGCTAGCTAACGAGCCGTCAGTGGCTCTCTACCGACTGCAGGAACACGTCAGAAGGTCCCTGCCTGAACTGGTGCAACACAAG acagacatgcagagcTGGGAGGAGCAGAGTCAAGGAGCCATCTACAGTGTAGAGTATGCATGCAG TGCCGTGAAGAGCATGACGAACAGCAGCTTGTATTTCAAAAACATTGACGGCCTCCTCCGTCAAGCCATCAGCATGAAGGAACAGATTAGCAACTCTCAAGGACGCAG CTTACATGATGTGACCCCCTCACCCAGTCCCCTTGTCTCTGCTCCACATGCCCCATCCACTTCCTCATTACCTCTGGACTGA
- the rfxank gene encoding DNA-binding protein RFXANK isoform X1, which yields MMQARGDEEVADGQNSRSSNANVCPSESRDERSNVSPENMDVDEEGLFIHPTTLTNKQRGNEVTVRPATLDALSIHQLAAQGEVSQVAAHLSKDSSLLSKQDERGFTPLMWAAAFGEKAVVDFLLEKGADPKAIARERESALTLASSGGYVDIVEALLRHGVDINTYDWNGGTPLLYAVRGNHIKCVEALLAKGADMTIESDSGYSPMALAVALGHKKIQKVLEDHILKLYKPTT from the exons ATGATGCAGGCCAGAGGTGATGAAGAGGTTGCAGATGGCCAAAATAGTCGGTCATCTAACGCGAATGTTTGTCCTTCCGAGTCCAGAGATGAGAGGTCCAATG TGTCTCCAGAAAACATGGATGTGGATGAAGAGGGTTTGTTCATACACCCCACCACTCTGACCAACAAGCAGCGTGGGAATGAGGTTACAGTACGCCCAGCAACATTAGACG CTCTGTCCATACACCAGTTGGCAGCTCAAGGCGAGGTTTCACAAGTGGCGGCACACCTGAGTAAAG ACAGTTCACTGCTGAGCAAACAGGATGAACGGGGCTTTACGCCTCTCATgtgggcagcagcgtttggagAGAAAGCAGTGGTGGATTTTCTCTTGGAAAAG ggCGCAGACCCCAAAGCAATTGCGAGGGAGCGAGAGAGTGCCCTGACACTGGCCAGCTCTGGGGGTTATGTGGACATTGTCGAGGCTCTTCTCAGACATGGAGTAGACATTAACACTTACGATTGG AACGGTGGGACTCCTCTTCTTTATGCTGTACGAGGGAACCACATCAAATGTGTAGAGGCACTCTTGG CCAAAGGGGCTGACATGACCATTGAGTCTGATTCTGGGTACAGTCCAATGGCCTTGGCTGTTGCCCTTGGACACAAAAAGA TTCAGAAAGTGTTGGAGGACCATATTCTCAAACTCTACAAACCAACAACATGA
- the rfxank gene encoding DNA-binding protein RFXANK isoform X2: protein MMQARGDEEVADGQNSRSSNANVCPSESRDERSNVSPENMDVDEEGLFIHPTTLTNKQRGNEVTVRPATLDALSIHQLAAQGEVSQVAAHLSKDSSLLSKQDERGFTPLMWAAAFGEKAVVDFLLEKNGGTPLLYAVRGNHIKCVEALLAKGADMTIESDSGYSPMALAVALGHKKIQKVLEDHILKLYKPTT from the exons ATGATGCAGGCCAGAGGTGATGAAGAGGTTGCAGATGGCCAAAATAGTCGGTCATCTAACGCGAATGTTTGTCCTTCCGAGTCCAGAGATGAGAGGTCCAATG TGTCTCCAGAAAACATGGATGTGGATGAAGAGGGTTTGTTCATACACCCCACCACTCTGACCAACAAGCAGCGTGGGAATGAGGTTACAGTACGCCCAGCAACATTAGACG CTCTGTCCATACACCAGTTGGCAGCTCAAGGCGAGGTTTCACAAGTGGCGGCACACCTGAGTAAAG ACAGTTCACTGCTGAGCAAACAGGATGAACGGGGCTTTACGCCTCTCATgtgggcagcagcgtttggagAGAAAGCAGTGGTGGATTTTCTCTTGGAAAAG AACGGTGGGACTCCTCTTCTTTATGCTGTACGAGGGAACCACATCAAATGTGTAGAGGCACTCTTGG CCAAAGGGGCTGACATGACCATTGAGTCTGATTCTGGGTACAGTCCAATGGCCTTGGCTGTTGCCCTTGGACACAAAAAGA TTCAGAAAGTGTTGGAGGACCATATTCTCAAACTCTACAAACCAACAACATGA
- the LOC120565230 gene encoding nuclear receptor 2C2-associated protein, whose translation MYVTVVKKEPAWPDRCTAFSNCLDMASSLICGETHSRVSSVLNRDVKQYGKKYLFDRNEETCWNSDQGECQWVCLEFPQSVKVSELKVQFQGGFSAKTCRLDGCPKDGAFTEISHFYPEDDNSLQSFPIQEAPAVDKVKIMFENSADFFGRIIVYSLDVLGEKAS comes from the exons ATGTACGTCACTGTCGTAAAGAAAGAACCAGCGTGGCCGGATCGCTGTACGGCATTTTCAAATTGTTTAGACATGGCATCCTCGTTGATTTGCGGCGAAACTCACAGCAG GGTGAGTTCAGTGCTAAACAGAGATGTGAAGCAGTATGGAAAGAAATATTTGTTTGACCGCAATGAAGAGACGTGCTGGAACTCAGACCAG GGTGAATGTCAATGGGTGTGTCTGGAGTTCCCCCAATCTGTCAAGGTGTCCGAGTTAAAGGTCCAGTTCCAGGGAGGCTTCTCCGCGAAAACATGCAGACTAGACG GTTGTCCAAAAGATGGAGCCTTTACAGAGATCAGTCATTTTTATCCAGAGGACGACAACTCTCTTCAG AGCTTTCCCATACAGGAGGCCCCTGCAGTGGACAAAGTAAAAATAATGTTTGAGAATAGTGCCGACTTTTTTGGGAGAATTATTGTTTATTCCTTGGATGTCCTGGGGGAAAAAGCCTCATGA